From Solea solea chromosome 20, fSolSol10.1, whole genome shotgun sequence, one genomic window encodes:
- the pdik1l gene encoding serine/threonine-protein kinase pdik1l has translation MVSSQPKYELIQEVGRGSYGVVYEAVVKRTGARVAVKKIRCHSPENVELALREFWALSSIQSQHPNVIHLEECILQRDQLAQRMNHGSSSPLYLELVETSLKGEITFDPCCAYYLWFVMDFCDGGDMNAYLLSRKPSRKTNTSFMLQLGSALAFLHRNQIIHRDLKPDNILISQACTPTGSSEPTLKVADFGLSKVCSTSGLNPEEPASVNKCFLSTACGTDFYMAPEVWEGHYTAKADIFALGVIIWAMVERITFVDVETQKELLGSYVQQGTEIVPLGEALLENPKMELLIPARKKSMNSHMKQLIREMLSANPQERPDAFELELRLVRIACRELDWDT, from the exons ATGGTAAGCAGTCAGCCGAAGTACGAGCTGATCCAGGAGGTGGGGCGCGGCAGTTACGGCGTGGTTTATGAGGCAGTGGTGAAACGTACGGGGGCCCGTGTGGCCGTGAAGAAGATCCGCTGCCACTCTCCAGAGAATGTGGAACTGGCCCTGCGGGAGTTCTGGGCCCTCAGCAGCATCCAAAGCCAGCACCCGAACGTCATCCACCTGGAGGAGTGTATCCTGCAGCGGGACCAGCTGGCCCAGAGAATGAACCATGGTTCCAGCTCCCCGCTCTACCTGGAG CTGGTGGAGACTTCTCTTAAAGGCGAGATCACCTTTGACCCCTGCTGTGCCTACTACTTGTGGTTCGTCATGGACTTCTGTGACGGGGGTGACATGAACGCCTACCTTCTGTCCCGCAAGCCCAGTCGCAAGACCAACACCAGCTTCATGCTGCAGCTGGGCAGCGCCTTGGCCTTCCTGCACCGCAACCAGATCATACACCGCGACCTCAAACCGGACAACATCCTCATCTCCCAGGCCTGCACGCCGACCGGCTCATCCGAGCCCACACTAAAGGTGGCCGACTTCGGCCTGAGCAAAGTCTGCTCCACCTCTGGGCTCAACCCAGAGGAGCCGGCCAGTGTCAACAAGTGCTTCCTGTCCACGGCTTGTGGAACAGACTTCTACATGGCCCCAGAGGTTTGGGAGGGTCACTACACGGCCAAGGCGGATATCTTTGCCCTGGGGGTGATTATCTGGGCCATGGTGGAGCGCATCACGTTTGTGGATGTGGAAACTCAGAAGGAGCTGCTGGGGAGCTACGTGCAGCAGGGCACAGAGATTGTACCTCTAGGCGAGGCCCTGCTGGAGAACCCAAAGATGGAGCTGCTAATCCCCGCCAGGAAAAAGAGCATGAACAGCCACATGAAGCAGCTGATCAGGGAGATGTTGTCGGCCAACCCTCAGGAACGGCCCGACGCCTTTGAACTGGAGCTCAGACTGGTCCGTATTGCCTGCAGAGAGCTGGACTGGGACACGTGA